Proteins encoded within one genomic window of Catenulispora sp. MAP5-51:
- a CDS encoding ROK family protein encodes MRTPPTESRAERSRLAVVRLLRERGTMSRADIARSVGLSRSTVSGIIAALVADDLVVELDAKLAPAGGGAGRPGAAVMLNPASGEAIGVDFGYRHVHVIIANVAHAVRIAKSVRLPVGYDPAQGFDTAADLVRTAIDEAGTDPSRILGVGVSVPGPFDTDRGVPSSGMPSRWAGIPIAAELGARLNLPVLADGDTRLGALAERRWGAARGCDEFVYMKLHGGVGGAFVSNGRLARGVNGGAGEIGHLVVDATGPLCRCGNRGCLETFVGLPVVMRALEPAYGDRLTLRNVITMAWQGDRGCIRALSDAGTMAGRAVGMLGNILNPQSVIIGGALSAAGELLMGPLREAAAAASLPLAGDAMTIQVGALGPQACALGAVAMVLGETDQKLMAALGS; translated from the coding sequence ATGAGGACGCCACCCACGGAGTCCCGTGCCGAGCGCAGCCGACTGGCCGTCGTACGGCTGCTGCGCGAGCGCGGGACCATGAGCCGCGCCGACATAGCCCGCTCGGTCGGACTGTCCCGCTCCACGGTCTCCGGCATCATCGCCGCCCTGGTCGCCGACGACCTGGTGGTGGAGCTGGACGCGAAACTCGCCCCGGCCGGCGGCGGCGCCGGCCGCCCCGGGGCCGCGGTGATGCTCAACCCGGCCAGCGGCGAGGCGATCGGCGTCGACTTCGGCTACCGCCACGTCCACGTGATCATCGCCAACGTCGCGCACGCCGTCCGCATCGCCAAGTCGGTCCGCCTCCCGGTCGGCTACGACCCGGCCCAGGGCTTCGACACCGCGGCGGACCTGGTCCGCACCGCCATCGACGAGGCCGGCACCGACCCCAGCCGGATCCTGGGCGTGGGGGTGAGCGTGCCGGGGCCCTTCGACACCGACCGCGGCGTCCCCAGCTCCGGCATGCCCTCCCGCTGGGCCGGCATCCCCATCGCCGCCGAACTGGGCGCCCGCCTGAACCTCCCGGTCCTGGCCGACGGCGACACCCGCCTGGGCGCCCTGGCCGAACGCCGCTGGGGCGCGGCCCGGGGGTGCGACGAGTTCGTCTACATGAAGCTGCACGGCGGCGTCGGCGGAGCGTTCGTCTCCAACGGCCGACTGGCCCGCGGCGTGAACGGCGGCGCCGGCGAGATCGGCCACCTGGTGGTGGACGCCACCGGACCCCTGTGCCGCTGCGGCAACCGCGGCTGCCTGGAGACCTTCGTCGGCCTGCCGGTGGTGATGCGCGCCCTGGAACCCGCCTACGGCGACCGCCTCACCCTGCGCAACGTCATCACCATGGCCTGGCAGGGCGACCGCGGCTGCATCAGGGCCCTGTCGGACGCCGGCACGATGGCCGGCCGCGCGGTGGGCATGCTCGGCAACATCCTGAACCCGCAGAGCGTGATCATCGGCGGCGCCCTGTCCGCCGCCGGCGAGCTGCTGATGGGCCCCCTGCGCGAGGCCGCGGCAGCCGCCTCGCTGCCCCTGGCCGGGGACGCGATGACGATCCAGGTCGGCGCGCTGGGGCCGCAGGCCTGCGCGCTCGGGGCGGTGGCGATGGTGCTGGGCGAGACGGATCAGAAACTGATGGCGGCCTTAGGGTCTTAG
- a CDS encoding ABC transporter substrate-binding protein: MGARSHRSVTVVMAVGLASGLALAGCSSSSSKPSAAGSTSSASSSAGSSSSSSAAGGAASGPALPDLSGKSIQVLAEWSGQEQQDFQKVIDAFTAKTHAKVSYQGAGDQTPTVLRSKLAGGGAPDVALLAQPGAIAEFAKAGQIKPLAANVLSEIDANYDPSWKTLGTVNGQVYSIMFKAANKSTFWYNTAQFSQAGIAPPKTWADFLKDCQTLSDAGITPVSVGGADGWTLTDWFENVYLSEAGPDNYDKLAHHQIPWTDPSVIQALTTLKQLFGNDQFMAGGKSGALQTSFNDSVTQTFKSPPKAAMVYEGDFSGSVITSTTQAKLGTDAKFFAFPAAGSLTDFVVGGGDAALATNDNPATMAFIQFLASPEAAEAWASAGGFVSPNKSVPMSSYPDDTTRAEAQMLVSAGSGFRFDMSDQAPVGFGGTKGAGEWKDLQDFLSNGDVNGTAAQLEKDAAKETWQ; this comes from the coding sequence ATGGGCGCTCGCTCCCACCGGTCCGTCACGGTTGTCATGGCCGTCGGACTGGCCTCCGGCCTGGCACTGGCCGGCTGCTCCTCCAGCTCCTCCAAGCCCTCGGCGGCCGGTTCGACCTCGTCGGCCTCCTCCTCGGCGGGCTCCTCGTCGTCCTCCTCGGCGGCCGGCGGCGCCGCGTCCGGCCCCGCGCTGCCGGACCTTTCCGGCAAGTCGATCCAGGTGCTCGCCGAGTGGTCCGGGCAGGAGCAGCAGGACTTCCAGAAGGTGATCGACGCCTTCACGGCCAAGACCCACGCCAAGGTCAGCTACCAGGGCGCCGGCGACCAGACGCCGACCGTCCTGCGCAGCAAGCTGGCCGGCGGCGGCGCCCCCGACGTGGCGCTGCTGGCCCAGCCCGGCGCGATCGCGGAGTTCGCCAAGGCCGGGCAGATCAAGCCGCTGGCCGCGAACGTGCTCTCGGAGATCGACGCGAACTACGACCCGAGCTGGAAGACGCTCGGCACGGTCAACGGCCAGGTCTACTCGATCATGTTCAAGGCCGCGAACAAGTCGACGTTCTGGTACAACACCGCGCAGTTCTCGCAGGCCGGCATCGCCCCGCCGAAGACCTGGGCCGACTTCCTGAAGGACTGCCAGACGCTCTCCGACGCCGGCATCACCCCGGTCTCGGTCGGCGGCGCGGACGGCTGGACGCTCACCGACTGGTTCGAGAACGTCTACCTGTCCGAGGCGGGCCCGGACAACTACGACAAGCTCGCGCACCACCAGATCCCCTGGACCGACCCCTCGGTCATCCAGGCGCTGACCACGCTGAAGCAGCTGTTCGGCAACGACCAGTTCATGGCCGGCGGCAAGTCCGGGGCGCTCCAGACCTCGTTCAACGACTCGGTCACCCAGACCTTCAAGAGCCCGCCGAAGGCCGCCATGGTTTACGAGGGCGACTTCTCCGGCTCGGTCATCACCTCGACGACCCAGGCCAAGCTCGGCACCGACGCAAAGTTCTTCGCCTTCCCGGCGGCCGGCTCGCTGACCGACTTCGTCGTCGGCGGCGGCGACGCCGCGCTGGCCACCAACGACAACCCGGCGACGATGGCGTTCATCCAGTTCCTGGCCTCGCCGGAGGCGGCCGAGGCGTGGGCGTCGGCCGGCGGCTTCGTCTCGCCGAACAAGAGCGTGCCGATGTCGTCCTACCCCGACGACACCACCCGCGCCGAGGCGCAGATGCTGGTCAGCGCCGGCAGCGGCTTCCGGTTCGACATGTCCGACCAGGCCCCGGTCGGCTTCGGCGGCACCAAGGGCGCCGGGGAGTGGAAGGACCTGCAGGACTTCCTGAGCAACGGCGACGTCAACGGCACCGCCGCGCAGCTGGAGAAGGACGCGGCGAAGGAGACCTGGCAGTAG
- a CDS encoding ABC transporter permease subunit: MDEPLSAVPAAGSIPAAGPPSPSAPGPGPGSHPHPHPLAEHGRSPLRIPVRVRAGFLIPAAVILAAIIIWPAIDSVWLSLHNADGSKWVGLHNYHTLFTDSATLTALKNNVIWVVCAPTVACALGLMFALMAEKIRWSTAFKAVIFMPMAISFLAAGVIFELVYQQDPHQGVANAVAVGVHDTFAPSSKYPGARPRPVTAKPGTAGSFTSVQTFQAGSVAQLPLVGIQAANLPGKAAQAAAPSAAPAADQIEGTVWLDIIYGGGGTPNHLDAGKKGMPGISVKAIDAATGKSAGSASAHNDGTFTIKGLKPGDSYRLELPGGNFAQPYRGIQWLGPSLVTPAIIASYLWIWAGFAMVLIAAGLASIPRELQEAARVDGANDRQVFWRITVPLLAPVLLVVMVTQIINVLKVFDLVYVIAPGSTLPNANVLAVQMWNVSFGGGADQGLGSAIGVFLYVLVLPAMYFNIRRLRNERKEGGR; encoded by the coding sequence ATGGACGAGCCCCTGTCCGCGGTGCCCGCCGCCGGGTCCATCCCGGCGGCGGGACCGCCGTCCCCCAGCGCCCCCGGCCCCGGGCCCGGGTCGCACCCGCATCCGCATCCGCTGGCCGAACACGGTCGCAGTCCCCTGCGAATACCTGTCCGGGTCCGGGCCGGCTTCCTGATCCCGGCCGCGGTCATCCTGGCGGCCATCATCATCTGGCCGGCGATCGACTCGGTCTGGCTCAGCCTGCACAACGCCGACGGCTCCAAGTGGGTGGGGCTGCACAACTACCACACCCTGTTCACGGACTCGGCGACGCTGACCGCGTTGAAGAACAACGTCATCTGGGTCGTCTGCGCGCCGACCGTGGCCTGCGCGCTGGGCCTGATGTTCGCGCTGATGGCCGAGAAGATCCGCTGGTCCACCGCGTTCAAGGCCGTCATCTTCATGCCGATGGCCATCTCGTTCCTGGCCGCCGGCGTCATCTTCGAGCTGGTCTACCAGCAGGACCCGCACCAGGGCGTGGCCAACGCGGTGGCCGTCGGGGTGCACGACACCTTCGCGCCTTCGTCGAAGTACCCCGGCGCGCGGCCCCGTCCGGTCACCGCCAAGCCCGGCACGGCCGGATCGTTCACCTCGGTGCAGACCTTCCAGGCCGGCTCGGTCGCGCAGCTGCCGCTGGTCGGCATCCAGGCGGCGAACCTGCCCGGCAAGGCGGCGCAGGCCGCGGCCCCGAGCGCGGCCCCGGCCGCGGACCAGATCGAGGGCACGGTCTGGCTGGACATCATCTACGGCGGCGGGGGCACGCCGAACCACCTGGACGCCGGCAAGAAGGGCATGCCGGGGATCTCGGTCAAGGCGATCGACGCCGCGACCGGCAAGAGCGCCGGATCGGCCTCGGCGCACAACGACGGCACGTTCACTATCAAGGGGCTGAAACCCGGTGATAGCTACAGACTAGAACTGCCAGGCGGCAACTTCGCTCAGCCGTACCGGGGCATCCAATGGCTCGGACCGTCTCTGGTGACACCGGCGATCATCGCCTCCTATCTGTGGATCTGGGCCGGCTTCGCGATGGTGCTGATAGCCGCCGGGCTCGCCTCGATCCCGCGTGAGCTGCAAGAGGCCGCGCGCGTGGACGGGGCCAATGACAGACAGGTGTTCTGGCGCATCACCGTGCCGCTGCTGGCGCCGGTGCTGCTGGTCGTGATGGTCACCCAGATCATCAATGTCCTGAAGGTCTTCGACCTGGTGTACGTCATCGCCCCCGGCTCCACGCTGCCGAATGCGAACGTGCTGGCCGTGCAAATGTGGAACGTCTCGTTCGGCGGCGGCGCGGACCAGGGCCTGGGCAGCGCGATCGGGGTGTTCCTGTACGTGCTGGTGCTGCCGGCCATGTACTTCAACATCCGCCGCCTGCGCAACGAACGGAAGGAGGGCGGGCGATGA
- a CDS encoding carbohydrate ABC transporter permease, with the protein MSVTRPVAVPGHVPVGTRVAKRLSGGAIYLIVLAVGVVWLIPTLGLFISSLRKASDISDSGWWTVFSHPAQLTFKDYTTLFANHGIIQSLWNTVLITVPATALVVFLGALAAYAFAWIDFRGRDWLFVVVVGLMVVPIQVALLPVASLYRNLHIFGTILGVVLFHVGFGLPFAIYLLRNFFAAIPRELLEATRMEGGSEWTIFRKVIVPLGLPAIASLAIFQFLWVWNDLLVALVFSNAKTQPLTVALQSNMRQFGSNIDILAPGAFLSLSVPLVVFFAFQRYFVQGLMAGSVKG; encoded by the coding sequence ATGAGTGTCACGCGTCCTGTCGCAGTGCCCGGCCACGTCCCGGTCGGCACTCGCGTCGCCAAACGGCTCAGCGGCGGCGCGATCTACCTGATCGTGCTGGCGGTCGGCGTCGTCTGGCTGATCCCGACGCTGGGGCTGTTCATCAGCTCGCTGCGCAAGGCCTCCGACATCAGCGACAGCGGCTGGTGGACGGTCTTCTCGCACCCGGCGCAGCTCACCTTCAAGGACTACACCACCCTGTTCGCCAACCACGGCATCATCCAGTCGCTGTGGAACACGGTCCTGATCACCGTGCCGGCCACCGCCCTGGTGGTGTTCCTCGGCGCGCTCGCGGCCTACGCCTTCGCCTGGATCGACTTCCGAGGCCGGGACTGGCTGTTCGTGGTCGTGGTCGGCCTGATGGTGGTGCCGATCCAGGTGGCGCTGCTGCCGGTGGCCTCGCTGTACCGCAACCTGCACATCTTCGGCACGATCCTGGGCGTGGTCCTGTTCCACGTCGGCTTCGGCCTGCCGTTCGCCATCTACCTCCTGCGCAACTTCTTCGCGGCGATCCCGCGCGAGCTGCTGGAGGCCACCCGGATGGAGGGCGGCAGCGAATGGACGATCTTCCGCAAGGTGATCGTCCCGCTGGGCCTGCCGGCCATCGCCTCGCTGGCCATCTTCCAGTTCCTGTGGGTCTGGAACGACCTGCTGGTGGCGCTGGTCTTCTCCAACGCGAAGACGCAGCCGCTGACCGTGGCGCTGCAGTCCAACATGCGCCAGTTCGGCAGCAACATCGACATCCTGGCGCCCGGCGCCTTCCTGTCGCTGTCCGTGCCCCTCGTGGTCTTCTTCGCTTTCCAGAGATACTTCGTCCAAGGACTCATGGCCGGCTCGGTCAAGGGCTAG
- a CDS encoding ABC transporter ATP-binding protein, with translation MADVRFLGATRVFHGAWRPAVDGVSIDVRDGELLVLTGPSGSGKSTLLRMLAGLEPMDRGTVLIGGKDVGRTAPDKRGVSMIFQGFALFPNQTIRENIALPLTMRKSSVKSAAARVQQVAELCGVADHLNSKPDAVGYDVRQRTTMARAIVRRPDVVCLDEPLAGSGVPLMMRGRSPIAALQRELGITTLYATCSSVDAWSIADRIAVLDTGRVQQVGTPAEVFSKPATIAVAQFLGEPGMNLATAIAADGVARLGGLAVALTSTQTSALTGNRVVIGVRPEDLSIGAEAEGIRATAVLVRDTGRDYLVTARTMVDGEESDLVVRHTNGPVPAKGESVVLGVRAGAALHLFDAGSGARLPD, from the coding sequence GTGGCGGACGTCCGTTTCCTCGGCGCCACGAGGGTGTTCCACGGGGCGTGGCGGCCCGCCGTCGACGGCGTCAGCATCGACGTCCGAGACGGCGAGCTCCTCGTCCTGACCGGCCCCTCCGGCAGCGGCAAGAGCACCCTGCTGCGCATGCTGGCGGGGCTGGAGCCGATGGACCGGGGCACGGTGCTGATCGGCGGCAAGGACGTCGGCCGCACCGCCCCGGACAAGCGCGGCGTCTCGATGATCTTCCAGGGCTTCGCCCTGTTCCCGAACCAGACCATCCGGGAGAACATCGCGCTGCCGCTGACCATGCGCAAGAGCTCGGTGAAGTCCGCGGCGGCCCGGGTCCAGCAGGTCGCCGAGCTCTGCGGCGTCGCGGACCACCTGAACAGCAAGCCCGACGCGGTGGGCTACGACGTGCGCCAGCGCACCACGATGGCGCGGGCGATCGTCCGCCGGCCGGACGTGGTCTGCCTGGACGAGCCGCTCGCGGGCTCCGGCGTCCCGCTGATGATGCGCGGGCGCTCGCCGATCGCGGCCCTGCAGCGCGAGCTGGGCATCACCACGCTGTACGCGACGTGCAGCTCGGTCGACGCCTGGTCGATCGCGGACCGGATCGCCGTCCTGGACACCGGCCGGGTCCAGCAGGTCGGCACCCCGGCGGAGGTCTTCAGCAAGCCGGCCACCATCGCGGTGGCGCAGTTCCTCGGCGAGCCGGGCATGAACCTGGCGACCGCGATCGCCGCCGACGGCGTGGCACGCCTCGGCGGACTGGCCGTCGCGCTCACCTCAACGCAAACCTCAGCTTTGACCGGCAACCGGGTGGTGATCGGCGTCCGCCCGGAGGACCTGTCGATCGGCGCCGAGGCCGAGGGCATCCGCGCGACCGCCGTGCTGGTGCGCGACACCGGCCGCGACTACCTGGTGACGGCGCGGACCATGGTCGACGGCGAGGAGAGCGACCTGGTGGTGCGGCACACGAACGGTCCGGTGCCGGCGAAGGGGGAGAGCGTGGTGCTTGGCGTGCGGGCCGGGGCGGCGCTGCATTTGTTCGACGCCGGGAGCGGGGCGCGGCTGCCGGATTGA
- a CDS encoding FtsX-like permease family protein: MTAPRLLLRRAVHQRAMLAAAVAVLLPALVLLTLIGMHASAVRAASVRTALKAMAPDTRTVRVVYGSGTQWEATPDQRAAFFAQLHQHVVAAFAGVGSEVDTTVVSGPYVLLNSSISSTDAVAFWSSGVLKDKARLLQGTWPTAAPTTANTAATTAFSAVVSESALTLHHWHVGDTVATRSGWDSSSALTFRITGVYQPVDPADRFWLHDGDEAPVLVDASVTARPDILLTQAAVSATPDPAGFPAGRLPLFAAQLAAFDAWVPSTSSPDGDFTAALNDQLAPRMAALVGVTAVSVRLEWLVAAELGVLSAAALAQIARALADRRHAMDGLLRARGSSVRELGRVQIGEGLALALPCAALAPWAARWLEQRIGAAWAHGDSGVAGVVDGADHIETAQWVVALIGAVLAAVLLGAVGTRSALGYSTVARVRRRSTLRTALQRATIDLAVLAFGLAALWELFQAGDDTARTGALPWPQVVAPAVLLFAGALIVLRLLPFAAAPAGRFAAHGKGTLAALVGWRLGRAARTQALPMALLVLAVAIGVQAGVLLSSAARSDADQAGFAVGAQVRVAGLVSTGPETVHALAATPGTGAGFVALRAPYRMVRADQAATSQGLDETTPTAAVIGLDPARSNGVLDLRQDLAGGRSWPNVSALLVNDGWDAHGAVGIPLPGAPSRLSADLAYSPKANSTCDPGPLKVTAQFTDAYGYPGEAVLGTIDTPDNATHTLTGTLVDSGKNIAYPISISALSEASTAPACPIGTLKVAGLRADENPVTIPAGMAFTAPAVASVVSDSTAPAKPGTASAPVQVLQLTKAGNSGSNGNSGSNGNSGSNGNSGPLIVPAIATQHLLAALDKHVGDTFATGAFSQPVTLRFVAAIAAAPGSGADGQDALIVPIGLLDREAERASAGPGAAGQQLAPLTGEWWADTGGGTDASDLAGRYRSTLTTAQLSQPATVDDRATEEKALRDYPFAAGFSLTLKLGTLAALAFVLLGLALHTVSTLRERARELAVLAALGLTRRRAAVLLLAEQAGVALLGALAGLGLGALALRSEFKLMVFTPSGAPPVPPPVRVYDWPALGLAGAVAAVFGAVAILVAFAFSGRASMRAEVG, translated from the coding sequence ATGACCGCACCCCGCCTCCTGCTCCGCCGGGCCGTGCACCAGCGCGCCATGCTCGCTGCCGCTGTGGCGGTGCTCCTGCCGGCGCTGGTGCTGCTCACCCTCATCGGGATGCACGCTTCGGCGGTGCGCGCCGCGTCGGTGCGCACCGCGCTCAAGGCGATGGCGCCGGATACGCGGACGGTCCGCGTGGTCTACGGATCCGGGACACAGTGGGAGGCGACGCCCGATCAGCGCGCCGCCTTCTTCGCGCAGCTGCATCAGCACGTCGTGGCCGCGTTCGCCGGCGTCGGTTCGGAAGTGGACACCACGGTGGTGTCAGGGCCCTACGTTCTCCTCAACTCCAGCATCTCCAGCACCGACGCCGTCGCGTTCTGGTCCAGCGGAGTTCTGAAGGACAAGGCGCGGCTGCTTCAGGGGACGTGGCCGACCGCCGCACCCACGACCGCGAATACGGCCGCCACAACTGCCTTCTCGGCCGTCGTCTCCGAGTCGGCCCTCACTCTCCATCACTGGCACGTCGGCGACACCGTGGCCACCCGGTCCGGCTGGGACTCCTCCAGCGCCCTCACCTTCCGCATCACCGGCGTCTACCAGCCTGTGGATCCCGCCGACCGCTTCTGGCTGCACGACGGCGACGAGGCGCCGGTCCTGGTCGACGCGTCCGTCACCGCGCGGCCCGACATCCTGCTGACGCAGGCCGCCGTCTCGGCGACGCCCGATCCCGCGGGCTTCCCGGCCGGCCGGCTGCCGCTGTTCGCCGCCCAGCTCGCCGCCTTCGACGCGTGGGTGCCGAGCACCTCCTCGCCGGACGGCGACTTCACCGCCGCCCTGAACGACCAGCTGGCGCCGCGCATGGCCGCGCTGGTCGGGGTGACGGCGGTCAGCGTGCGCCTGGAGTGGCTGGTGGCCGCCGAGCTGGGGGTGCTGTCCGCGGCCGCGCTGGCGCAGATCGCGCGGGCCCTGGCCGACCGCCGCCACGCCATGGACGGCCTGCTGCGCGCCCGGGGTTCCTCCGTCCGCGAGCTGGGCCGCGTGCAGATCGGCGAAGGGCTCGCACTCGCGCTGCCCTGCGCCGCGCTGGCGCCGTGGGCGGCGCGGTGGCTGGAGCAGCGCATCGGCGCGGCGTGGGCGCACGGGGACTCCGGTGTCGCAGGGGTCGTGGACGGTGCCGACCACATCGAGACCGCGCAATGGGTGGTCGCGCTGATCGGCGCGGTCTTGGCCGCGGTCCTGCTCGGCGCGGTCGGCACCCGCTCCGCGCTCGGATACAGCACCGTCGCCCGGGTCCGCCGCCGGTCCACGCTGCGCACCGCCTTGCAGCGCGCGACCATCGATCTGGCGGTCCTGGCCTTCGGCCTGGCCGCCCTCTGGGAGCTGTTCCAGGCCGGCGACGACACGGCGCGCACCGGCGCGCTGCCCTGGCCGCAGGTGGTGGCGCCCGCGGTGCTGCTGTTCGCCGGGGCGCTGATCGTCCTGCGGCTCCTGCCGTTCGCGGCGGCGCCGGCCGGCCGGTTCGCCGCGCACGGCAAGGGCACGCTCGCGGCGTTGGTCGGCTGGCGTCTGGGCCGGGCCGCCCGCACCCAGGCCCTGCCGATGGCTCTCCTGGTGCTCGCTGTCGCCATCGGCGTGCAGGCCGGCGTCCTGCTCTCCTCGGCCGCCCGCTCGGACGCCGACCAGGCCGGCTTCGCGGTCGGAGCGCAGGTGCGCGTCGCGGGCCTGGTGTCCACCGGGCCCGAGACCGTCCACGCGCTCGCGGCCACGCCCGGCACCGGCGCCGGCTTCGTCGCCCTGCGCGCGCCCTACCGCATGGTCCGTGCCGACCAGGCCGCGACGTCCCAGGGGCTCGACGAGACCACGCCGACGGCCGCCGTGATCGGCCTGGATCCGGCCCGCTCCAACGGAGTCCTCGACCTCCGTCAAGATCTGGCCGGCGGGAGGAGCTGGCCGAATGTCAGTGCCCTGCTGGTCAATGACGGCTGGGACGCGCACGGCGCTGTCGGGATCCCGCTGCCCGGCGCGCCGAGCCGCCTGAGCGCCGACCTCGCCTACAGCCCGAAAGCGAACAGCACCTGTGATCCGGGCCCGCTGAAGGTCACCGCACAGTTCACCGACGCCTACGGCTACCCCGGCGAAGCGGTTCTCGGCACCATCGACACTCCCGACAACGCAACGCACACGCTGACCGGAACACTCGTCGACAGCGGCAAGAACATCGCCTACCCGATCAGCATCAGTGCCCTGTCAGAGGCGTCGACGGCTCCGGCCTGTCCCATCGGCACGCTGAAAGTCGCCGGACTCCGCGCCGACGAGAACCCGGTGACCATCCCCGCCGGCATGGCGTTCACCGCACCGGCCGTCGCCTCCGTGGTCTCCGATTCCACCGCCCCGGCGAAGCCCGGTACCGCATCGGCTCCGGTCCAGGTCCTACAGCTCACCAAGGCCGGGAACAGCGGGAGCAACGGGAACAGCGGGAGCAACGGGAACAGCGGGAGCAACGGGAACAGCGGCCCCCTGATCGTCCCGGCGATCGCCACCCAGCACCTGCTGGCCGCCCTGGACAAGCACGTCGGCGACACCTTCGCCACCGGCGCCTTCTCCCAGCCGGTGACCCTGCGCTTCGTGGCCGCGATCGCCGCCGCGCCCGGATCCGGGGCCGACGGCCAGGACGCGCTCATCGTCCCGATCGGCCTGCTGGACCGCGAGGCGGAGCGGGCCTCGGCCGGCCCGGGGGCCGCCGGGCAGCAGCTCGCACCGCTGACCGGCGAATGGTGGGCCGACACCGGCGGCGGGACCGATGCCTCGGACCTCGCCGGCCGCTATCGCAGTACCCTGACCACGGCCCAGCTCTCCCAGCCCGCGACGGTCGACGACCGCGCCACCGAGGAGAAGGCGCTGCGCGACTACCCGTTCGCGGCGGGCTTCAGCCTGACCCTGAAACTCGGCACGCTGGCCGCGCTCGCCTTCGTCCTGCTCGGTCTGGCCCTGCACACTGTCTCCACGCTGCGCGAGCGGGCCCGGGAACTCGCGGTCCTGGCCGCGCTCGGGCTGACCCGCCGCCGCGCGGCCGTCCTGCTGCTGGCCGAACAGGCCGGCGTCGCGCTGCTCGGCGCCCTGGCCGGCCTCGGCCTGGGCGCCCTGGCCCTGCGATCGGAGTTCAAGCTGATGGTGTTCACGCCCTCCGGGGCACCGCCGGTCCCGCCGCCGGTCCGGGTCTACGACTGGCCCGCGCTCGGCCTGGCCGGGGCCGTGGCTGCGGTGTTCGGCGCGGTGGCGATCCTGGTCGCTTTTGCGTTCAGCGGGCGCGCCTCGATGCGTGCGGAGGTGGGCTGA